In the Bordetella genomosp. 10 genome, one interval contains:
- a CDS encoding DUF2442 domain-containing protein: MTSKISRKDYEAALARGREALAQPHAVAARYVANVRMLELTYSNGLVFRFDPKEVPALQNLSRHTLAHAYVTPGGDGLAFGEDEAAALSIPGLLARLIPVDIARRTVAAARGRVRTASKADAARRNGAKGGRPAKADLAVA, translated from the coding sequence ATGACATCCAAAATTTCTCGTAAAGATTACGAAGCGGCCTTGGCCCGCGGTCGTGAAGCGCTCGCGCAGCCTCATGCCGTGGCGGCTCGCTACGTCGCGAATGTCCGCATGTTGGAGCTGACTTACAGCAATGGCCTGGTGTTTCGTTTCGACCCAAAGGAAGTGCCGGCATTGCAAAACCTGTCGCGCCATACCTTGGCGCATGCCTATGTCACGCCCGGCGGCGATGGTTTGGCGTTCGGAGAGGACGAGGCCGCTGCCCTCAGCATTCCAGGCTTGTTGGCGCGATTGATTCCGGTGGACATTGCCCGGCGCACGGTTGCTGCCGCGCGCGGGCGCGTTCGTACCGCAAGCAAGGCCGATGCCGCACGCCGCAATGGCGCAAAAGGCGGCAGACCCGCCAAGGCCGATTTGGCCGTGGCTTGA
- a CDS encoding SDR family oxidoreductase, with protein MSRTVLITGASGLVGTAAVDSFLNAGWQVIAVSRRCPEILSAKAFTHLSVDLLDATACQEAFKGLSQVSHVVYAAVYEKPGLIAGWQDPEQMSTNLTMLRNTIESLHEAAALRHVTLLQGTKAYGVHLHAIRTPAREKEPRDPHPNSYWLQEDYVREQAERRGFGWTIFRPTIVLGPNVGVAMNTIPVIGIYGALCRAEGRPFSYPGHVSYPREAVDARLIGDAAVWTADNVQTWGEHYNLTNGEVFSWRDMWAGLADFLQVRLGPDMPLCMADFLPSRETLWAELVRRHDLRPNRLADLLGQSHYSADARFGYGLKTAPPPAFVSTVKIKQAGFNQVYDTEECVKHWLQVLVDRKILPNPNS; from the coding sequence ATGTCGCGGACTGTACTCATCACTGGCGCCAGCGGACTTGTGGGAACGGCGGCCGTCGATTCATTTCTGAATGCCGGTTGGCAGGTGATTGCCGTGTCGCGTCGCTGTCCCGAAATTCTGAGTGCGAAGGCATTCACGCATCTTTCGGTGGACCTGTTGGACGCCACTGCATGCCAAGAGGCTTTCAAGGGCTTGTCGCAGGTGTCACACGTGGTGTACGCCGCTGTCTACGAAAAGCCCGGGCTCATCGCCGGATGGCAGGATCCGGAGCAAATGTCCACCAACCTGACCATGCTGCGAAACACCATTGAGTCGTTACATGAAGCTGCGGCGCTGCGGCACGTGACCCTGTTACAGGGAACGAAGGCCTACGGCGTCCACCTCCATGCCATTCGGACACCTGCCCGCGAGAAGGAGCCGCGCGATCCGCACCCGAACTCCTATTGGCTGCAGGAAGACTATGTTCGTGAGCAAGCCGAGCGGCGTGGCTTTGGGTGGACCATATTCCGCCCAACCATTGTGTTGGGGCCAAACGTTGGCGTAGCGATGAATACGATCCCTGTCATCGGTATCTATGGCGCATTGTGCCGGGCCGAGGGCAGGCCATTTAGCTACCCTGGACACGTCTCCTATCCACGAGAAGCCGTGGATGCGCGCCTGATCGGCGATGCGGCCGTTTGGACTGCCGACAATGTACAGACGTGGGGTGAACATTACAACCTGACCAATGGGGAGGTGTTCAGTTGGCGGGATATGTGGGCCGGGCTGGCTGACTTTCTGCAAGTCCGCCTTGGTCCGGATATGCCTTTGTGTATGGCGGATTTCTTGCCGAGTCGTGAAACGCTCTGGGCGGAGTTGGTGCGCCGGCATGACTTGCGACCGAACCGTTTAGCCGACCTGCTAGGGCAGTCTCACTACTCTGCGGATGCGCGCTTTGGCTATGGACTGAAGACTGCGCCCCCTCCCGCGTTTGTCAGCACGGTGAAGATAAAGCAAGCAGGGTTCAATCAGGTCTATGACACAGAGGAATGCGTGAAGCATTGGCTACAGGTCTTGGTTGATCGGAAGATTCTCCCCAACCCGAATAGTTGA
- a CDS encoding Bug family tripartite tricarboxylate transporter substrate binding protein, with protein MTKILQLTVGLVLSLATVSTALAEGKWPAKPIRLIATYGPGSSIDIIARLVAKPLAEQLGQPVIVENKPGAGGDLGTDYVAKANKDGYTIGFASAGPITVNPNARPKMQYDAMKDLAPVALVATGPNVILVNPSLPVKNLQELIAYIKHHPDTVNYASAGVGTSGHIAGELFQHLSNTRILHVPYKGNSEAITDTLGGRTQLVISGVPPILSFVKSGKLRAIAMADVKRSPLLPDVPTVAEAGLPGAESVAWYGIVAPAGTPPEILDRLHDEVVKAVNSPQLQEQFAALGIVASSDSRDAFGKRMADEYARFKALFKQINLTIE; from the coding sequence ATGACGAAGATACTTCAACTAACAGTGGGGCTGGTACTGAGCTTGGCCACCGTCAGTACCGCACTCGCAGAGGGAAAATGGCCCGCCAAGCCTATACGACTGATCGCGACGTACGGACCTGGGAGTTCGATAGATATCATTGCCCGTTTGGTGGCAAAGCCGTTGGCTGAACAATTGGGTCAGCCTGTGATTGTGGAAAATAAGCCGGGTGCGGGCGGTGACCTGGGTACGGACTACGTCGCGAAGGCGAACAAGGATGGGTACACCATTGGATTTGCATCGGCTGGCCCGATCACGGTGAATCCCAATGCACGCCCCAAGATGCAATACGACGCGATGAAGGATTTGGCGCCAGTGGCCTTGGTGGCGACGGGTCCGAACGTCATCTTGGTGAATCCATCACTGCCGGTAAAGAACTTGCAGGAACTGATTGCGTACATCAAGCATCATCCGGACACGGTTAATTATGCGTCCGCTGGGGTGGGGACGAGCGGTCACATTGCTGGCGAGCTATTTCAACACCTGTCGAACACTCGAATTCTCCATGTGCCGTACAAAGGCAATAGCGAGGCGATTACTGACACCTTGGGAGGCCGCACGCAACTGGTAATCAGCGGCGTTCCGCCAATCCTGTCCTTCGTGAAGTCGGGCAAGCTGCGAGCGATCGCGATGGCCGACGTCAAGCGATCCCCGTTGTTGCCTGATGTGCCCACCGTTGCCGAGGCCGGCTTGCCAGGCGCGGAAAGCGTGGCGTGGTATGGCATCGTGGCGCCGGCTGGCACGCCGCCCGAGATACTGGACCGCCTACATGACGAAGTTGTGAAGGCGGTGAACAGTCCTCAATTGCAAGAACAATTCGCAGCGCTCGGGATTGTCGCGTCGTCGGACAGTCGCGATGCGTTTGGTAAAAGGATGGCGGATGAATATGCCCGCTTCAAAGCGTTGTTCAAACAGATCAACTTGACAATCGAGTGA
- a CDS encoding SMP-30/gluconolactonase/LRE family protein, whose translation MYPAAELLQTEVFARLPESMHLTDRPSTWLAARHVKMHSFLEGPSFDRAGNLWCVDLAHGRILRVDPSGNFEVILQYDGEPNGLKIHQDGRIFVADHLHGLMLLDPEHRTIRPYLQNVRREGLKGLNDLFFAANGDLYFTDQGESALENPTGRVFRLRADGQTVDLLMDGLAGPNGLVMNRAENVLYVAITHDNAIYALRMEPGGAMGKVSRFIQLSGSTAGPDGMAIDDAGNLAVVHAQAGTVWVFSPIGEPLYRIRSCAGLRTTNVAYGGVNRQSLYITEAEQGVILRAHLPYPGKLMYSHTDGLEQR comes from the coding sequence ATGTATCCCGCCGCAGAGCTATTGCAAACAGAAGTCTTCGCACGCTTGCCCGAGTCCATGCATCTGACTGACCGCCCGTCCACCTGGCTCGCTGCGAGACATGTGAAGATGCATTCTTTTCTTGAAGGGCCCTCGTTTGACCGCGCCGGCAACCTGTGGTGTGTGGACTTGGCTCACGGCAGAATTCTACGGGTCGACCCAAGTGGCAATTTTGAAGTCATTCTTCAATATGACGGCGAACCTAACGGATTAAAGATTCATCAAGATGGTCGGATCTTTGTCGCGGACCATCTACACGGGCTGATGCTGCTCGACCCGGAACATCGGACCATCCGACCGTATCTGCAGAATGTAAGGCGTGAGGGACTAAAAGGCCTGAACGACCTGTTCTTCGCGGCGAACGGAGATCTTTACTTCACTGATCAGGGTGAAAGCGCCTTAGAGAACCCAACGGGACGCGTGTTTCGTTTGCGTGCTGATGGCCAAACCGTTGATCTACTGATGGACGGTTTGGCCGGGCCCAACGGCCTCGTCATGAACAGAGCCGAGAATGTACTGTATGTAGCCATCACGCACGATAACGCGATCTACGCGTTGCGAATGGAACCAGGCGGCGCGATGGGTAAGGTGAGTCGATTCATACAATTATCCGGCAGCACGGCCGGACCCGATGGGATGGCAATCGACGACGCTGGGAACCTGGCGGTCGTCCACGCGCAGGCAGGCACAGTCTGGGTGTTCAGCCCAATAGGCGAGCCGCTCTATCGGATTCGGTCATGCGCCGGCCTGCGCACCACAAACGTGGCCTATGGGGGGGTTAACAGGCAAAGCTTGTACATCACCGAAGCTGAGCAGGGAGTGATTCTTCGGGCACACCTTCCGTACCCTGGCAAGCTTATGTATTCGCACACGGACGGATTGGAACAGCGCTAA
- a CDS encoding AtuA-related protein encodes MGTLVHDLAHARAGDKGNTSSIAVIAYDKAGWQHLRERLTADRVHQAFAHLGAGPIRRYEVESLMALNFVIPNVLAGGVTRSLRLDPHGKSLSALMLGIELPADILQP; translated from the coding sequence ATGGGCACTCTGGTTCACGATCTCGCCCACGCAAGGGCGGGCGACAAGGGGAATACGTCGAGCATCGCCGTCATTGCTTACGACAAGGCTGGCTGGCAGCATCTCCGAGAAAGGCTGACGGCGGATCGGGTACATCAGGCGTTCGCCCATTTGGGTGCCGGGCCGATCCGACGATACGAGGTCGAGAGCCTGATGGCCTTGAATTTCGTGATTCCCAACGTCCTGGCAGGCGGTGTGACGCGGTCACTTCGACTCGATCCGCACGGAAAATCGCTAAGCGCCCTGATGCTCGGGATAGAGCTGCCCGCAGATATTCTCCAACCTTGA
- a CDS encoding acyclic terpene utilization AtuA family protein, whose translation MDSSKKRVRVGTGAGMADDRIGPALQLLEACDLDYLVCECLAERTIARETLSRRHDGTAGYNPMLRERMQAFLPLCHQKGVRLVSNMGAANPEGAAKAALEIGRTLGWSELRCAAVVGDDVIEKVSAHSELMLMDRKMPLESILPKLASANAYLGADVVRDALRTGAHVVMTGRVADPSLFLGVALHHHRWDYDDLPRLAAGTIMGHLLECSAQLTGGYFADPGKKEVPRLAELPYPFADLYSDGELYVCKPERSGGRLDRMTCTEQALYEIHDPDAYITPDCVLSLQGLHFDEESADRVAVRGIHAGARTDSYKVVVGYFDGWIGSGEVSYAGVNAVARAHLAAQTVKERFRLDGGVASELQVDLIGISSLHGEFPAASASPPYEVRLRVAARCPDKKSANLLGDHVRQLNMQGPYGAGGPVNLGAKEIIAVDAVMIPRDWVKPQIIAVGA comes from the coding sequence ATGGATTCCTCGAAAAAGCGAGTGCGCGTAGGAACCGGGGCCGGGATGGCAGATGACCGTATCGGTCCCGCCCTACAACTGCTCGAAGCGTGTGACTTGGATTACCTCGTATGTGAGTGCCTAGCGGAGCGCACAATTGCGCGCGAAACGCTTTCGCGCCGGCACGATGGGACGGCGGGCTACAACCCAATGCTTCGAGAACGTATGCAAGCCTTTCTGCCATTGTGCCATCAGAAGGGCGTGCGGCTCGTATCCAACATGGGGGCGGCCAATCCTGAGGGAGCGGCCAAGGCGGCACTGGAGATCGGCCGGACGCTTGGCTGGAGTGAGCTTCGCTGCGCGGCGGTGGTGGGCGACGATGTGATCGAAAAGGTTAGCGCCCATTCGGAACTCATGCTGATGGATCGCAAAATGCCCCTTGAAAGCATTCTTCCCAAGCTCGCTTCAGCCAACGCGTATTTGGGTGCTGATGTGGTGCGCGACGCGTTGCGAACCGGGGCTCATGTGGTGATGACCGGACGCGTGGCCGATCCGTCGCTATTCCTGGGCGTGGCGCTACACCACCACCGCTGGGACTATGATGATCTGCCGCGTCTGGCCGCCGGCACGATTATGGGGCACCTGTTGGAATGCTCAGCACAACTTACGGGCGGCTACTTCGCCGATCCGGGAAAAAAAGAGGTCCCGCGTCTGGCCGAACTACCTTACCCATTCGCTGATCTTTATAGCGATGGAGAGCTTTACGTTTGCAAACCCGAACGCTCCGGTGGGCGCCTGGATCGGATGACTTGCACCGAGCAGGCACTTTATGAGATCCACGATCCAGATGCTTACATCACTCCTGATTGCGTGCTGTCGCTCCAAGGCTTGCACTTCGACGAGGAGAGTGCCGATCGCGTGGCGGTACGTGGTATCCATGCCGGTGCGCGTACTGATAGCTACAAGGTCGTCGTGGGGTATTTCGATGGGTGGATTGGCAGCGGCGAGGTTTCTTACGCCGGCGTAAATGCTGTAGCCCGTGCCCACTTAGCGGCGCAGACGGTGAAGGAGCGCTTCCGCTTGGATGGCGGCGTTGCTAGCGAGTTGCAGGTCGATTTGATCGGCATCAGCAGCCTACATGGTGAATTTCCTGCTGCATCGGCCAGTCCACCCTACGAGGTTCGCCTGCGCGTGGCGGCACGTTGCCCGGATAAGAAAAGCGCGAATCTGCTAGGCGATCATGTTCGGCAATTGAACATGCAGGGACCCTACGGCGCGGGTGGCCCCGTGAACCTGGGGGCTAAAGAGATCATCGCCGTGGATGCCGTGATGATCCCCCGCGATTGGGTCAAGCCTCAGATCATCGCCGTAGGAGCTTGA
- a CDS encoding Bug family tripartite tricarboxylate transporter substrate binding protein — MGISKSLGIALGFWLGMHGGLAGAEEPFPAHPIHVVVPNEPGGTTDVLIRALVPSMAKTLGQSIVVENRAGASATIGSSFVARSAPDGYTLLAGSSAISINSYVMHDLPFDTKTDLEAVSRIALTPYFLIVNAGVKANSVAELVALAKAKPGSLTYASSGTGTSPHLTGARFAAAAGIDLLHVPYKGTGPAMNDLLSGRVDMMFVGLPSTIGQIQAGRLRALAVASDSRFETVPDVPTMKEAGLGNFSATSWFGILAPKGTPDAIKTKLAQAISVAIQERDVKATLTKLGAVPLSETPAQAQEFFQSDLVFWESTVAQMKDQLK; from the coding sequence ATGGGAATTTCTAAATCCCTTGGCATCGCGCTGGGGTTTTGGCTTGGGATGCATGGAGGGCTTGCGGGTGCCGAGGAGCCGTTTCCCGCCCATCCGATTCACGTCGTGGTTCCCAACGAGCCGGGAGGAACCACCGATGTGCTGATCCGTGCGCTGGTGCCATCGATGGCGAAGACACTGGGTCAGTCCATCGTGGTCGAGAACCGAGCCGGCGCGAGCGCCACGATCGGATCCTCCTTCGTCGCTCGATCGGCGCCCGATGGCTATACGTTATTGGCCGGCTCCAGTGCTATCAGCATCAACTCCTATGTGATGCATGATCTGCCCTTTGACACGAAGACTGACCTCGAGGCGGTGTCGCGGATAGCGTTGACTCCGTACTTCCTGATAGTGAACGCGGGCGTCAAAGCCAATTCGGTTGCGGAGCTGGTGGCCTTGGCGAAGGCCAAGCCAGGTAGCCTCACCTATGCGTCATCGGGAACGGGGACCAGCCCGCATTTGACCGGGGCGCGCTTCGCGGCAGCAGCCGGCATCGACCTGTTGCATGTGCCCTATAAAGGAACGGGCCCCGCGATGAATGACTTACTCTCAGGGCGAGTCGACATGATGTTTGTAGGCTTGCCATCGACAATCGGTCAAATTCAAGCAGGCCGTTTACGAGCCTTGGCCGTAGCCAGCGACAGCCGATTCGAAACGGTCCCCGACGTGCCGACCATGAAAGAGGCGGGCCTCGGAAATTTTAGTGCTACTTCCTGGTTTGGCATCTTGGCTCCGAAAGGCACGCCTGATGCCATAAAGACCAAGCTCGCTCAGGCTATCTCAGTAGCCATCCAAGAGCGAGACGTCAAAGCGACGCTTACGAAATTAGGCGCGGTTCCCCTGTCGGAGACGCCTGCCCAAGCGCAGGAATTCTTCCAAAGCGACTTGGTGTTCTGGGAGAGCACCGTCGCGCAGATGAAAGACCAGCTCAAGTGA
- a CDS encoding LysR family transcriptional regulator: protein MPRSLTLKELEAFACLAEHLNYKVAAQHVFVSQPALTRIIQTAEQKLDVRLFDRNTRRVELAPSGRELLPIARRLLSEFHDALHDLSGFIGGRRGNISVACLPSAAAGLLPPVMAELQQTHPLVTIALHPSSGHLLPRLLKEGTADFAISGRPTDSVLSYEPLLSDPLVLMCSAKDPGPASSKSLWDFITKRPLISSGSASSIRQVVDRLMEGKHIAVNARYEVANISVLGAMVSAGLGISIVPTMALRLMDTSQVATHPLDLPGASREIGILTRNGRTLSSASQHFLNCLRREALRRSATTTRSRR from the coding sequence ATGCCCCGCTCATTAACCCTGAAAGAACTTGAGGCGTTTGCCTGCTTGGCCGAGCATCTGAATTACAAGGTTGCCGCGCAACATGTCTTTGTCTCGCAGCCTGCGCTTACGCGGATCATTCAGACGGCGGAACAAAAACTGGACGTACGCTTATTCGACCGCAATACCCGACGCGTCGAATTAGCGCCCTCCGGTCGGGAACTGCTCCCCATCGCCCGACGGCTGCTGAGCGAGTTTCACGACGCGCTGCACGATCTATCCGGTTTCATCGGTGGACGTCGCGGCAATATCAGTGTCGCTTGCCTGCCCTCCGCGGCCGCCGGCTTGCTGCCGCCCGTGATGGCAGAACTGCAACAGACCCATCCGCTGGTCACGATCGCTTTACATCCCTCATCCGGACATTTGCTACCCAGACTGCTCAAGGAAGGAACCGCCGACTTCGCGATCAGTGGCAGGCCCACGGATTCGGTTCTTTCGTACGAGCCGTTGCTTAGCGATCCGTTGGTGTTGATGTGTAGCGCGAAGGATCCCGGGCCTGCCTCATCAAAGTCACTTTGGGATTTCATTACGAAGCGCCCCCTTATCTCCAGCGGCTCCGCCAGCAGCATCCGTCAAGTCGTTGATCGATTGATGGAGGGGAAGCACATTGCCGTGAATGCCCGCTATGAGGTCGCCAATATCTCGGTACTGGGCGCCATGGTATCGGCGGGCTTGGGTATTTCCATCGTTCCTACCATGGCACTTCGCCTAATGGATACCAGTCAAGTCGCTACCCATCCCTTGGACCTACCGGGGGCATCGCGAGAGATCGGCATTCTGACCCGCAACGGACGTACGTTATCTTCCGCGTCTCAACACTTTCTAAACTGCCTGCGGCGAGAAGCGCTTCGGCGAAGCGCCACCACGACGCGGTCCCGGCGTTGA
- a CDS encoding LysR substrate-binding domain-containing protein, with protein MNLELRHLRYFVALAEELNFARAAARLNMTQPPLSQQILQMEAEIGAALFVRGRRPLRLTAAGLDLLEDARRLLTHADSVMDNARRAARGERGTLVVAFIIGALPRLLPNLLNRYRAQYPGVRIDLREMVSPLQCEALASGEIDVGVMRPMEKQPAIRTLELVREEMLLALPHSHALATRTFLNAEEVCHEPFIAFSNTSARYFDDIAQRFFRQASKLPEVVQVANQLYTVLALVAGGIGVALVPESARHMAFPNVAFVRLAADEALHASLVLGWNELSPPEPVLEHFIAIASASMPSVQPLT; from the coding sequence ATGAATCTGGAATTGCGGCACCTGCGCTACTTCGTCGCGCTTGCGGAGGAACTCAACTTCGCGCGCGCCGCTGCGCGCCTGAACATGACGCAGCCGCCCTTGAGCCAGCAGATCCTCCAAATGGAGGCTGAGATCGGCGCGGCCCTGTTCGTGCGCGGACGGCGCCCATTGCGCCTGACAGCCGCGGGCCTGGACCTGCTGGAGGACGCGCGCCGCCTTCTGACGCACGCTGACTCGGTCATGGACAACGCCCGGCGGGCGGCGCGCGGCGAACGCGGAACGCTGGTCGTGGCGTTTATCATCGGCGCGCTTCCGCGCCTGCTGCCGAATCTGCTCAACCGCTATCGCGCCCAATATCCCGGCGTGCGTATCGACTTGCGCGAAATGGTGTCGCCGCTTCAATGCGAAGCTCTGGCGTCAGGGGAAATAGACGTGGGCGTCATGCGCCCGATGGAGAAGCAGCCAGCCATACGCACGCTGGAACTCGTCCGGGAGGAAATGCTGCTCGCGTTGCCGCATAGCCATGCGCTGGCCACGCGGACCTTCCTGAACGCCGAGGAGGTTTGCCATGAACCCTTCATTGCGTTCAGCAACACCAGCGCGCGTTATTTCGACGACATCGCCCAGCGCTTTTTCCGCCAGGCCAGCAAGCTCCCGGAAGTCGTACAGGTGGCAAACCAGCTCTACACCGTGCTCGCGCTGGTGGCGGGCGGCATCGGAGTCGCGCTTGTGCCGGAATCGGCGCGACACATGGCCTTCCCCAATGTTGCCTTTGTGCGACTCGCGGCCGATGAAGCCCTGCATGCAAGCCTGGTGCTGGGATGGAACGAGTTGAGTCCCCCCGAGCCCGTTCTGGAGCACTTCATTGCCATCGCCTCCGCGTCCATGCCGAGCGTGCAACCCCTCACCTGA
- a CDS encoding Bug family tripartite tricarboxylate transporter substrate binding protein: MQSKPISPARRHLVATAAAIAATLSLPGLSHAAEAWPTKPIRYIVPFGAGGLADAVARAIAQPLSERLGQPIVVENRAGVSGVLGTQLAARAAPDGYTLVGGTITTHAVVPFFNKSIGYDPVKDFAPVSLVGTVTNVLVVNESSPYRSLADLLADLRAHPDTLTYGTAGPGTTQHLAGELLQSLTGTRMRQVPYKGGTQAMTDLMGGQITMTFETSTVARPLIEGHRVRALGSTAPTPIPNLPGVVPIASQGVPGFDVQSWQGVFAPAGTPPAVVDKLAENIDAVLRMPEVRQHLAQIGMQIAYKGPADFARYQSDEIVRWGKLLTAAGIKPE; encoded by the coding sequence GTGCAATCCAAACCCATTTCCCCCGCGCGCCGACATCTGGTCGCCACCGCCGCCGCCATCGCCGCGACTTTATCGTTGCCTGGCCTTTCCCATGCCGCCGAGGCCTGGCCCACCAAGCCGATACGCTACATCGTGCCCTTCGGCGCGGGCGGATTGGCGGACGCGGTCGCCCGCGCCATCGCGCAACCGCTGAGCGAGCGGCTTGGCCAACCCATCGTGGTCGAAAACCGTGCAGGCGTGTCGGGCGTGCTGGGCACCCAATTGGCCGCCCGTGCCGCGCCCGACGGCTACACGCTGGTCGGCGGCACCATCACCACCCATGCCGTGGTGCCATTTTTCAATAAATCGATTGGCTACGATCCCGTCAAGGATTTCGCGCCGGTCAGCCTGGTGGGCACGGTAACGAACGTGCTGGTCGTCAATGAAAGCAGCCCCTATCGCTCGCTCGCCGACCTGCTGGCCGACCTGCGCGCCCATCCCGATACGCTGACCTACGGCACCGCGGGCCCGGGCACCACGCAGCACCTGGCCGGAGAACTGCTCCAAAGCCTGACGGGCACCCGCATGCGCCAGGTCCCCTACAAGGGCGGCACGCAGGCCATGACCGACCTGATGGGCGGGCAGATCACCATGACGTTCGAGACGTCCACGGTGGCCCGCCCCCTGATCGAAGGCCATCGCGTCCGGGCGCTGGGCAGCACCGCCCCCACGCCCATCCCCAATCTGCCCGGCGTCGTGCCCATTGCCAGCCAGGGCGTGCCGGGCTTCGACGTCCAGTCGTGGCAGGGCGTTTTCGCCCCGGCTGGCACACCGCCAGCGGTCGTCGACAAGCTCGCCGAGAACATTGATGCCGTGCTGCGCATGCCCGAGGTACGCCAGCATCTGGCGCAGATCGGCATGCAGATCGCGTACAAGGGCCCCGCGGATTTCGCGCGTTACCAATCCGACGAGATCGTGCGCTGGGGCAAGCTGCTGACCGCCGCGGGCATCAAGCCGGAATAA
- a CDS encoding HpcH/HpaI aldolase family protein — translation MRPNSTKDRFLAGKPIVNGWLSIPSSYAAEVIARQGFHAVTVDVQHGMMGFETAMSMLQAISSTDATPMVRCPSLDEPTIMRLLDAGAYGVICPQIDNADMAARFVAACRYAPEGNRSFGPARGPLYAGPDYFEQANHHVLALAMIESQAALDNLDAILATPGLDGIYVGPNDLALSLGMKPGAETGGIVAEAIARIVAATRARGLLAGIFCASSALARQRLAEGFHLVTPGNDANMLGLVCKARIEETLAGQSAPAAGATAGY, via the coding sequence ATGCGTCCCAATTCCACCAAAGACCGCTTCCTCGCGGGCAAGCCCATCGTCAACGGTTGGCTTTCCATCCCCAGCAGCTACGCGGCGGAAGTCATCGCGCGGCAAGGTTTTCACGCCGTCACCGTCGACGTCCAGCATGGCATGATGGGCTTCGAGACCGCCATGTCCATGCTCCAGGCGATCAGCTCCACCGACGCCACCCCTATGGTGCGCTGTCCCTCGCTGGACGAGCCGACGATCATGCGGCTGCTCGATGCCGGCGCCTACGGCGTCATCTGCCCGCAGATCGACAACGCCGACATGGCCGCGCGCTTCGTGGCGGCCTGCCGTTATGCGCCCGAGGGCAACCGGTCTTTCGGGCCGGCGCGCGGCCCGCTGTACGCCGGCCCGGATTACTTCGAACAGGCCAACCACCACGTCCTGGCATTGGCCATGATCGAATCGCAAGCAGCCCTGGATAACCTCGACGCCATCCTCGCCACGCCGGGCCTGGACGGCATCTACGTCGGCCCCAACGATCTGGCGCTCAGCCTGGGGATGAAACCCGGCGCCGAAACCGGCGGCATCGTTGCCGAAGCCATTGCGCGCATCGTTGCCGCCACGCGGGCGCGCGGCCTGCTCGCGGGCATCTTCTGCGCCTCCTCGGCGCTGGCGCGCCAGCGCCTGGCCGAAGGCTTTCACCTGGTGACGCCGGGCAACGATGCGAACATGCTTGGCTTGGTGTGCAAGGCCCGCATCGAGGAAACGCTGGCCGGCCAGTCCGCGCCAGCCGCAGGCGCCACGGCCGGGTACTGA
- a CDS encoding RraA family protein has protein sequence MKNELTKDWFVLLASVDTPTVCNALELALGRRQATGFTYGTPIAAPRPLPSMVGYARTSRIRAAEPSTLSAQESTALRLAYYRYVAPVEGEPVVVVQQDVDLTPGLGSFWGEVNSTVHKALGIKGVVTNGSVRDLDMLAPDFPIVAGSIGPSHAHVHVLDFDLPVRVLGLEVHPGDLIHADRHGAVVIPHDVAPEMPRCIELMVAKEAPILEAARKPGFSVEDIAAALRKAADIH, from the coding sequence ATGAAGAACGAACTTACGAAGGATTGGTTCGTGTTGCTGGCCAGCGTGGATACGCCGACCGTCTGCAATGCGCTGGAACTGGCGCTGGGCCGCCGCCAGGCGACTGGCTTCACTTATGGAACCCCGATTGCCGCACCCCGGCCGCTGCCGTCCATGGTCGGCTATGCGCGGACGTCGCGCATCCGCGCGGCCGAGCCTTCCACGCTAAGCGCGCAGGAGAGCACGGCACTGCGGCTGGCCTACTACCGCTATGTCGCGCCGGTGGAGGGCGAGCCCGTGGTCGTGGTGCAGCAGGACGTGGACCTTACGCCGGGGCTGGGCTCGTTCTGGGGCGAAGTCAATTCCACGGTGCACAAGGCCCTGGGAATCAAAGGGGTCGTCACCAACGGATCGGTACGCGACCTGGACATGCTCGCGCCGGACTTTCCCATCGTGGCCGGCAGCATCGGTCCGTCCCACGCGCACGTGCACGTGCTTGATTTCGATCTGCCGGTGCGGGTGCTGGGCCTGGAGGTGCACCCGGGCGATCTCATCCATGCGGACCGCCACGGCGCGGTAGTCATCCCCCACGATGTCGCGCCGGAGATGCCGCGCTGCATCGAATTGATGGTGGCCAAGGAAGCGCCGATCCTGGAGGCCGCGCGCAAGCCGGGCTTCAGCGTGGAGGATATCGCAGCGGCGCTGCGCAAGGCCGCGGATATCCACTAG